A DNA window from Drosophila virilis strain 15010-1051.87 chromosome 4, Dvir_AGI_RSII-ME, whole genome shotgun sequence contains the following coding sequences:
- the LOC6627876 gene encoding endoplasmic reticulum lectin 1, with amino-acid sequence MHSTTQGKQKMPQIMLALILLVAAAAAHDAKDFDDSVLYKIDFEVPDLLAEPELGNQLRTFYTQEKEKFECLIPSLELPKEEEKTNEPEQSPIGLLQPIFSAPTCSFRIEAYWSYEICHGHHVRQYHEEREGKNSKFQEYYLGKWSEEKTELAKKNWEAERQADGKPKYKTLKIDNTRYPYFEMEFTDGTMCDIIDAPRTTMVRYVCYPHGKDDIYSFKETSSCNYEAIILTSSLCAIPAFHAEETKEISIKCFNSQTEPHKPISMLRQELNEWEESENDLLISKENKAPAKLWSKTDGDMVTFKYSGDVDKIILELMANGDIEVDNDYQQIVLSRNTPGTVPPPLSDLTPIKEFISGKNCLTGGTGWWKYEFCYGRHVRQFHKEKNSEIELFLGYFSEESHRQWASSNPDKGARRPGFTSSIWHHYDKGTHCDRSGLPREVDVKLTCTPVSTSGTAVSMYLLEPKTCQYILVVESPIICDLMHYADDSGLVTPDSLQKFLATDKPVVSAPSVGRDAGSEEQIRS; translated from the exons atgcacagCACAACACAGGGGAAACAGAAAATGCCACAGATAATGCTGGCGCTCATTTTGTTAgtcgctgccgcagcagcgcACGATGCCAAAGACTTTGATGATTCCGTGCTCTACAAAATAGATTTCGAAGTGCCCGATCTATTGGCAGAACCG GAATTGGGCAATCAgctgcgcacattttacacacaagagAAGGAGAAATTCGAGTGTCTGATACCTTCACTGGAGCTGCCCAAGGAGGAGGAGAAAACCAATGAGCCGGAACAAT CTCCAATTGGACTGCTGCAGCCGATCTTCTCGGCGCCCACCTGTTCGTTTCGCATTGAGGCCTATTGGTCGTATGAGATCTGCCATGGCCATCATGTGCGCCAATACCACGAGGAACGTGAGGGCAAGAATTCTAAGTTTCAGGAATACTATTTGGGCAAGTGGAGTGAGGAGAAAACGGAGCTGGCCAAAAAGAATTGGGAGGCCGAACGCCAAGCTGATGGCAAGCCAAAGTATAAGACTTTGAAAATCGATAATACCAGATATCCATACTTTGAAATGGAGTTCACCGATGGTACCATGTGCGACATTATCGATGCGCCGCGCACAACGATGGTGCGCTATGTATGCTATCCGCATGGCAAAGAtgatatttattcatttaaggAGACCTCATCGTGTAACTACGAAGCAATTATCCTGACCTCATCCCTGTGTGCCATACCTGCTTTCCATGCCGAGGAGACTAAAGAGATATCCATTAAATGCTTCAATTCGCAAACGGAGCCGCATAAGCCTATCAGCATGCTGCGCCAGGAGCTAAACGAGTGGGAGGAAAGCGAAAATGATTTACTTATTTCAAAGGAAAACAAAGCGCCAGCTAAGCTCTGGTCCAAGACGGATGGTGATATGGTTACATTCAAGTATAGCGGTGACGTCGACAAAATTATCTTGGAACTGATGGCCAATGGTGATATTGAAGTGGACAACGATTATCAACAGATCGTGCTATCCAGAAATACGCCGGGCACAGTGCCACCGCCTCTGAGCGATCTGACACCTATTAAAGAGTTTATCTCCGGCAAAAACTGCTTAACTGGC GGCACCGGTTGGTGGAAGTATGAATTCTGTTATGGCAGGCACGTGCGCCAATTCCATAAGGAAAAGAACAGCGAAATTGAACTATTTCTGGGCTATTTCTCAGAGGAGTCACATCGCCAGTGGGCCAGCTCAAATCCCGACAAGGGTGCTCGTCGTCCAGGCTTTACATCCTCCATATGGCATCACTATGACAAGGGTACGCACTGTGATCGCAGCGGTCTGCCACGTGAAGTCGACGTTAAACTGACCTGCACTCCCGTCAGCACTAGCGGCACAGCTGTCTCCATGTACTTGCTGGAACCAAAAACGTGCCAGTATATTTTGGTCGTAGAATCGCCCATCATTTGTGATCTCATGCATTATGCTGACGACAGCGGCCTGGTCACGCCGGACAGCTTGCAAAAGTTCCTGGCAACCGACAAGCCGGTGGTTTCCGCTCCCTCCGTTGGTCGAGATGCAGGCTCCGAGGAACAGATACGATCCTAG
- the LOC6627880 gene encoding uncharacterized protein, whose translation MESIWQECISFLKTLLCFMVALMLLPLLLLSFVCAHLTNELANYVLSIKYPNLTICKSKKIRTLIDTPKNAGIFHFLLQVEGNCDFERIKRAYALQLTELKDKTGMLKFPKLRQKLVTCWGHYAWVNDNSGFNINNHVVLSTHRYRGRPVNESNIQEHVSELAAKYIPSDLPQWQVTVIPNSDPAQPYYILIKVHHLIIAEEEDLHVGEMLLLQDTERKPIVSLQDAGLIRPAGTKQLSHFVRQPEHISKLVNHVLHLVSCRWQQFIYEFESLDTPDGVKAHPDARNLSQLLSLVLIVLVNVCLGYWRTRAMRRKWQRRSPGYRNDLGLLQTLYLLLQHELEQRNLSWAVARAALGHSLQPANMAKAWTRLVWQQALHHIILLPYHIYCELLALRDVVLRGQTTYSTTYCARLHLYVPLLIYAQLELCKICYELFKAPRNIYEVLFVQPTKELNILHKKSYAGRKIVSFSRSIDGALLRERHQHMFGQKLRESDFSLACLAGAVYDYFNTFSDTAAVPALLNTTCRTISKGYFTDRSGDKSAHIGGVVFLQLPLGSPDALKAHQLHAIVERIRRQQIMIYLASIGQTKYSLLTALLPHVLTKIFINFFSYNFPVTITEIYGAADTQFQAAWGQRVQDVLLFRPPQSKTCLSLNLHRFGDKYRLAIMADTHLAPDHTILTQSFERYMETVTL comes from the exons ATGGAAAG CATTTGGCAGGAGTGCATATCGTTTTTAAAGACCCTGCTGTGCTTTATGGTGGCGCTTatgctgttgccattgttgctgctatcATTTGTGT GCGCGCATTTAACCAACGAGCTGGCCAACTATGTGCTGAGCATCAAGTATCCCAATCTGACCATATGCAAGTCCAAGAAGATTCGCACACTGATCGATACGCCCAAGAATGCGGGCATCTTTCACTTTTTGCTCCAGGTGGAGGGCAACTGCGATTTTGAGCGCATCAAGCGCGCCTATGCGCTGCAGCTGACCGAGCTGAAGGACAAGACGGGCATGCTCAAGTTTCCCAAGCTGCGCCAGAAACTGGTCACATGCTGGGGCCACTATGCTTGGGTCAACGATAACAG CGGATTCAACATCAACAATCACGTGGTGCTCAGCACGCATCGCTATCGCGGACGTCCTGTGAACGAGTCGAATATCCAGGAGCATGTTAGTGAGCTGGCCGCCAAATATATACCCTCGGATTTGCCGCAGTGGCAGGTGACGGTCATACCCAACTCGGACCCGGCACAGCCCTACTATATACTGATCAAGGTGCATCACCTCATCATAGCCGAGGAGGAGGACTTGCATGTGGGCGAGATGCTCTTGTTGCAGGACACCGAACGCAAGCCGATTGTCAGCCTGCAGGATGCAGGCCTCATTCGGCCAGCGGGCACCAAGCAACTGTCGCACTTTGTGCGTCAGCCGGAGCATATAAGTAAGCTGGTGAATCATGTGCTGCATCTTGTGAGCTGTCGCTGGCAGCAGTTCATCTACGAATTCGAATCTCTGGACACACCGGACGGCGTCAAAGCGCATCCGGATGCACGCAATCTCAGCCAGCTGCTGTCCCTGGTTCTCATCGTGCTGGTCAACGTGTGCCTGGGCTATTGGCGTACTCGTGCTATGCGTCGCAAATGGCAGCGTCGCTCGCCCGGCTATCGCAATGATCTGGGTCTGCTGCAGACGCTgtatctgctgctgcagcatgaGCTGGAGCAGCGTAATCTCAGCTGGGCGGTGGCACGTGCCGCACTGGGGCATAGCCTGCAGCCAGCCAACATGGCCAAGGCTTGGACACGCCTCGTCTGGCAGCAGGCACTGCATCACATCATCCTCTTGCCCTACCACATCTACTGtgagctgctggcgctgcgcGACGTTGTGCTCCGAGGCCAGACCACGTACAGCACCACCTACTGTGCCCGGCTGCATCTGTATGTGCCACTGCTGATATATGCCCAGCTGGAGCTGTGCAAGATCTGCTATGAACTGTTCAAGGCACCGCGTAACATCTATGAGGTTCTCTTTGTGCAGCCAACCAAAGAGCTGAACATCCTGCACAAGAAGTCCTACGCTGGCCGCAAGATTGTGTCCTTTAGCCGCTCCATCGATGGCGCCCTGCTTCGCGAACGCCATCAGCATATGTTTGGCCAGAAGCTACGTGAATCCGACTTCAGTTTGGCCTGCCTGGCGGGAGCTGTCTATGATTATTTCAATACCTTCTCCGATACTGCGGCGGTGCCGGCGTTGCTGAACACAACCTGTCGCACCATATCCAAGGGTTATTTCACAGATCGCAGTGGCGATAAGTCGGCGCACATTGGCGGTGTGGTCTTTCTGCAGCTGCCACTTGGTTCACCCGACGCTTTGAAGGCGCATCAGCTGCATGCGATTGTGGAGCGCATACGCAGGCAGCAGATCATGATATATTTGGCCTCCATAGGACAGACCAAATACAGTCTGCTAACAGCGTTGCTGCCCCATGTCCTTACCAAGATCTTCATCAACTTTTTCTCCTATAACTTTCCCGTTACCATAACGGAGATCTATGGTGCAGCGGATACGCAGTTTCAGGCTGCCTGGGGGCAACGAGTGCAGGATGTACTCCTATTTCGACCACCGCAATCAAAGACTTGTCTCTCCCTGAATCTGCATCGATTTGGAGACAAGTATAGGCTAGCGATTATGGCTGATACCCATCTGGCTCCGGATCACACGATACTTACACAATCCTTTGAGCGTTATATGGAAACGGTGACATTGTAA
- the PLCXD gene encoding PI-PLC X domain-containing protein 1, protein MLQRMLILLLCICPAWTQEQPVLTLGASRPATDALKLWLTISARKRFLEVSWKHAPARDGDQVLLTVQDPHSFEQRTLPTGTPLAAFGRDSGSDSNSDSEESSGSGADQVAYVPFHGYTSTPGSVAKAKSVSLPRQHWISNGGNNEIVAAIKPSLSAQWITTGVPFDYALSHNVTAQSACYGYWASYIDAQGRILAKSCVRAYPRWMHELRAVVGDLRLRDLFIPGTHDSGSYRPNFDPLLRESLVTKYALTQDDDIRGQLMHGARYLDIRVGYYRPAEDKFFIYHGITKQRPLKEVIQQVKDFVLETNEIVIFGIKEFPVGFGKKLGVHRLLVSYLREHFGDLIVHPSLTWHATLRDIWKRQQNVILAYDNNEIVQEFPQLLFGPVDQRWGNVQSWARLERHLRYINDFDVSRFSSRPVVDMAELTPETWDVILDKHGGLRKMADNVNWRISQLYQDELGEHANIVAADFIRGTTLVETAIEINRRKVVY, encoded by the exons ATGTTGCAACGGATGTTAATTTTGCTGCTCTGCATCTGCCCCGCATGGACTCAGGAGCAGCCCGTGCTTACCCTGGGCGCCTCTCGCCCGGCTACGGATGCGCTGAAGCTGTGGCTAACGATAAGCGCACGTAAACGTTTCCTGGAAGTCAGCTGGAAGCATGCTCCGGCACGGGATGGCGATCAGGTGCTATTAACTGTACAGGATCCGCACAGCTTTGAACAACGTACCCTGCCCACGGGCACGCCCCTAGCCGCCTTTGGCAgagacagcggcagcgacagtaACAGCGACAGCGAAGAGAGCAGCGGATCGGGTGCTGACCAAGTGGCATATGTTCCCTTTCACGGCTACACCAGTACGCCCGGCTCAGTCGCCAAGGCTAAGAGTGTGAGCCTGCCGCGCCAGCACTGGATATCCAATGGTGGCAACAACGAGATCGTAGCCGCCATCAAGCCCAGTCTGTCCGCGCAATGGATCACCACGGGCGTGCCCTTTGATTATGCGCTCTCCCACAACGTGACCGCTCAGAGCGCCTGCTACGGCTACTGGGCCAGCTATATAGATGCTCAGGGACGCATACTGGCCAAGAGCTGTGTGCGTGCCTATCCCCGCTGGATGCATGAGCTGCGTGCCGTTGTGGGTGATCTGCGGCTGCGTGATCTCTTCATACCCGGCACACATGACTCTGGCTCCTATAGACCCAATTTTGATCCGCTGCTGCGCGAGAGTTTGGTGACCAAATATGCACTCACCCAGGACGATGATATACGTGGCCAGCTGATGCATGGAGCGCGCTATCTGGACATACGTGTGGGCTACTATCGACCTGCGGAGGataagtttttcatttatcaCGGAATTACAAAGCAGCGTCCACTGAAAGAGGTCATACAGCAGGTCAAGGATTTTGTGCTGGAAACCAATGAGATTGTCATATTTGGGATCAAAGAGTTCCCCGTGG GCTTTGGCAAGAAACTGGGCGTGCATCGGCTGCTGGTCAGCTATTTGCGGGAGCATTTTGGTGATCTCATTGTCCATCCATCGCTGACCTGGCACGCGACATTGCGCGACATCTGGAAACGGCAGCAGAATGTGATACTGGCCTACGATAACAATGAGATCGTGCAGGAGTTTCCACAGCTGCTCTTTGGCCCCGTCGATCAGCGCTGGGGCAATGTGCAGTCCTGGGCGCGTCTGGAGCGGCATCTGCGCTACATCAACGACTTCGATGTGTC ACGCTTCTCGAGCCGACCAGTGGTGGACATGGCTGAGCTGACGCCGGAAACTTGGGATGTCATACTGGACAAACATGGAGGTCTGCGCAAAATGGCCGACAATGTGAACTGGCGCATATCACAGCTGTATCAAGATGAGCTGGGCGAGCATGCGAACATTGTAGCCGCAGATTTTATACGTGGCACCACGCTCGTGGAGACGGCAATCGAAATAAACAGACGCAAGGTCGTGTACTAG
- the LOC6627877 gene encoding uncharacterized protein, producing MIGYSDMSTKPQRKCTPGLWTLLLAMLLFALTLTGVALLEAGRAESPADHRLADVFIVRRLWSHFGAATNESDGAVAATVERIARDAVNASHVTATGRSNNYYEEQQAVVVNAESAQPPMAERRDSFGPPQGRSYEDATYPEYSAFDYGSEQSSAEEPYLGSDSSAASEEQSSAGEGRAAQARPHDAYYGQWQYATQTAAPVGSDNRKLQPVGNRAPYPAYDEVYDYPMGFQQRPQDPAVSKQVAPAPAHAVAYAPPVPTESTLVTFLKAIKQLWDLYQALTSAWGTVSERHKQSTEQLRKKRLQKQRLRQQQQQIKSRINSKKPPRIEGDKFAKLNQTKKAKTTTTTTLRTTTSSSSSSTGSSNDSDESEETTAAPERAKEAAVPENSVRGQRHKREPEPEPASTDVGEGRYIKGDPLKGYYDFVITEGSYKFWAVFQVGTALLIIYSTFAAIYYSKVNPLTSDYDYQDYLGAGRSMSGGDDDFVDDSEPSTPAAPTSRFMDWLPRTTHSLKFILDAIDKMPLDNDHKSEIGWSTGNSETAASDDATGESR from the exons ATGATAGGATACTCTGATATGTCAACGAAGCCGCAGCGCAAATGTACGCCGGGCCTGTGGACTCTGCTGCTAGCCATGCTGCTCTTTGCGCTGACCCTGACGGGCGTGGCGCTGCTTGAGGCGGGTCGCGCTGAGTCACCGGCAGATCATCGCCTGGCTGATGTCTTTATTGTGCGGCGTCTGTGGTCGCATTTTGGAGCGGCCACAAACGAATCGGACGGCGCAGTTGCCGCCACTGTGGAGCGCATAGCCAGGGATGCGGTAAATGCCAGCCACGTGACAGCAACTGgacgcagcaacaactactacGAGGAGCAGCAGGCGGTGGTTGTGAATGCCGAAAGTGCGCAACCGCCCATGGCCGAGCGACGGGATTCGTTTGGTCCGCCCCAAGGCAGATCGTACGAGGATGCCACTTACCCTGAATATTCTGCTTTTGACTATGGCAGCGAGCAGTCGTCGGCGGAGGAGCCCTACTTGGGCAGCGACAGCTCAGCTGCCTCTGAGGAGCAGTCGTCGGCAGGCGAGGGCAGGGCGGCGCAGGCACGTCCCCACGACGCCTACTACGGGCAATGGCAATATGCCACACAGACAGCAGCGCCCGTCGGCAGTGACAATCGCAAGCTGCAGCCAGTGGGCAATCG AGCTCCATATCCCGCCTACGATGAGGTGTACGACTATCCCATGGGCTTTCAGCAGCGTCCCCAGGATCCTGCCGTCTCCAAGCAGGTGGCACCAGCGCCTGCCCATGCTGTGGCCTATGCGCCGCCAGTGCCCACAGAATCTACGCTGGTAACATTTTTGAAGGCCATCAAACAGTTGTGGGATCTCTATCAGGCATTGACGAGCGCCTGGGGTACGGTTTCCGAGCGTCATAAGCAGAGCACCGAGCAGCTAAGAAAGAAGCGTCTGCAGAAGCAACGTctgcgccagcaacaacagcagatcAAGTCCAGAATTAACTCGAAGAAACCGCCACGCATCGAGGGCGATAAATTTGCCAAGCTTAATCAGACCAAAAAGGCCAAGACAACGACTACAACAACGCTAAGaaccaccaccagcagcagcagcagctctaccggcagcagcaacgactCCGATGAATCCGAAGAGACGACAGCAGCACCTGAGCGTGCCAAGGAAGCAGCTGTTCCGGAGAACTCGGTGCGTGGACAGCGACATAAGCgtgagccggagccggagccagcGAGTACAGATGTGGGCGAGGGGCGTTACATTAAGGGTGATCCGCTCAAGGGCTACTATGATTTCGTCATCACTGAGGGTTCCTACAAGTTCTGGGCTGTCTTTCAG GTTGGTACCGCGCTTCTGATTATCTACTCGACATTCGCTGCCATTTACTACTCCAAAGTAAATCCCTTGACCAGCGATTACGATTATCAGGATTATTTGGGCGCCGGACGCTCCATGTCGGGCGGCGACGATGATTTTGTGGATGACAGCGAGCCAAGTACACCAGCTGCTCCCACATCTCGATTTATGGACTGGCTGCCGCGTACAACGCATTCCCTGAAATTCATACTCGATGCCATTGATAAAATGCCATTAGACAATGACCATAAATCGGAAATAGGCTGGTCCACGGGGAACAGTGAGACAGCGGCGTCAGATGATGCAACAGGGGAAAGCAGATAG
- the Plzf gene encoding gastrula zinc finger protein XlCGF46.1 yields the protein MLQTPIVQPTLHQPLHSKVSNYLNNQRRTGQFCDLQLELDSDDASCTCSVHFCVVAAQSQLIGLKQQKQQQFSMQNPLKVTIRNFNCTVCLHTIVDFFYEDIVSVSKEHEAHFRELAKILSVTELLNLYQIEQTSDVTACQEPSAVKGDAEDIMQPAIKPDVVFENQQSYFKLKNPRAVKSSSKINYCIGCDFKCYQVQKMIDHMTSCEPSHLTCSLCEIGFLDWREYDAHLRRHGSDRRKPFFCLECDNRFNTRAALLVHQPKHSTETPHVCTHCGKAFKWKQGLSNHMLVHNPEKQMLCDVCGYSTTHMKALKSHKLLHTGEFFACTVPGCKHRANRKENMKLHIETHKQGRDFICEICGCKFSQSKNLKRHALKHTEGGLNRYKCQLCGFSSHRSDKMKEHVQRVHTERAVQLELPETVDSSFENKMPDDFALPPINALPVGSVKDSNATESTRQNRKITPDVTTPSVKRLKTLLPKDAID from the exons ATGCTGCAAACGCCAATTGTTCAGCCCACCTTACACCAACCGCTGCATTCGAAAGTCTCCAACTATTTAAACAATCAACGCCGCACGGGACAGTTTTGTGACTTGCAGTTGGAACTAGACTCGGACGATGCGTCCTGCACATGCAGCGTCCACTTTTGCGTGGTGGCCGCTCAAAGCCAGCTCATTGGCctcaaacagcaaaaacaacaacagttctCAATGCAAAATCCACTTAAAGTCACTATTCGCAACTTCAACTGCACCGTGTGCCTGCACACCATCGTGGACTTCTTCTACGAGGACATTGTCTCCGTTTCCAAGGAGCACGAGGCGCATTTTCGAGAGCTAGCTAAGATACTGTCTGTAACCGAGTTGCTCAATCTGTACCAAATAGAACAGACCAGCGACGTTACTGCATGCCAGGAGCCAAGTGCCGTTAAAGGGGATGCGGAGGATATTATGCAGCCAGCAATAAAGCCGGATGTTGTTTTTGAAAACCAGCAGAGTTATTTTAAG CTCAAGAATCCGCGCGCAGTCAAGTCCAGCAGCAAAATAAACTACTGCATTGGCTGCGATTTCAAGTGCTATCAAGTGCAGAAGATGATTGACCACATGACTAGCTGCGAGCCGTCGCACCTGACGTGCTCGCTTTGCGAAATTGGCTTTCTGGATTGGCGCGAGTATGATGCGCATCTGCGCAGACATGGTTCCGATCGGCGCAAGCCCTTCTTTTGCCTGGAGTGCGACAATCGCTTTAACACGCGGGCTGCTCTGCTCGTCCATCAGCCCAAGCATTCAACGGAAACACCTCATGTCTGCACGCACTGTGGCAAGGCTTTCAAGTGGAAACAGGGTCTTAGCAATCATATGCTGGTCCACAATCCCGAAAAGCAGATGCTCTGCGATGTCTGCGGCTATAGCACCACGCACATGAAGGCCCTCAAGAGTCACAAGCTCCTGCACACCGGGGAGTTCTTTGCCTGCACTGTCCCTGGCTGCAAGCATCGTGCGAATCGCAAGGAGAACATGAAGCTTCACATCGAGACACACAAACAGGGGCGCGACTTCATCTGTGAGATTTGCGGCTGCAAGTTTAGTCAGAGCAAGAATCTAAAGCGGCATGCTCTAAAGCACACCGAAGGCGGCCTCAATCGTTACAAGTGCCAGCTGTGCGGCTTCAGTAGTCATCGCTCGGACAAAATGAAGGAGCATGTGCAGCGAGTGCATACGGAAAGAGCGGTACAGCTGGAGCTCCCAGAGACAGTAGACAGCTcgtttgaaaataaaatgcccGATGATTTTGCACTGCCGCCCATCAATGCCTTGCCAGTGGGAAGTGTCAAGGATAGCAATGCCACGGAGTCAACTCGACAGAATCGCAAAATTACGCCAGATGTGACGACGCCAAGTGTAAAACGGTTAAAGACGCTGCTGCCaaaagatgcaattgattAA
- the JhI-21 gene encoding large neutral amino acids transporter small subunit 1 has translation MTDRYANGVSTSLVEPAANGHSAEIKEAETVGQDEKIVLKRKLTLINGVAIIVGTIIGSGIFIAPTGVFYYTESVGSSLLIWSACGILSTIGALCYAELGTSITRSGGDYAYLLVAFGPLVGFLRLWIALLIIRPTTQTIVALTFAHYAAKPFFEDCDPPQNAVKLLAAVCLCLLTAINCMSVKVSMKVQDIFTVGKLLALIMIILAGLYYMATGKLDNFSNPWEGSYSTRNIGYAFYSGLFAFGGWNYLNFVTEELQDPYKNLPRAIWIAMPLVTGIYVLVNLAYFAVVSKPEMLSSLAVAVTFGNKVFGPLAFMVPIFVALSTFGGVNGVLFTSARLFATGAQEGHLPKFFQLFHVKQQTPIPSLIFTCLMSLLMLLTDNVYELINYFSSVLWLSVVASIAGMLWLRHKKPDLPRPIKVHLALPILFMTICVTLVLLPNFKEPANLLIGIAITLAGIPFYYVCIAWKQKPRCYGRLSNAMVELCRAIFNTTIIESNESLK, from the exons ATGACCGATCGCTATGCGAATGGGGTATCCACCAGCTTGGTGGAGCCCGCCGCCAATGGACATTCTGCCGAGATAAAGGAAGCCGAAACAGTCGGCCAGGATGAGAAAATTGTGCTCAAGCGTAAACTGACGCTGATCAACGGGGTGGCCATTATTGTGGGCACCATTATTGGTTCGGGCATTTTTATAGCACCCACCGGAGTCTTCTACTATACGGA ATCCGTCGGAAGCTCGCTTTTGATTTGGTCTGCCTGCGGCATTCTTTCAACAATCGGCGCTCTTTGCTATGCCGAATTGGGCACCAGCATCACCAGATCCGGCGGCGACTATGCCTATCTGTTGGTCGCATTTGGTCCACTTGTTGGTTTTCTGCGTCTATGGATTGCCCTGCTCATTATCAGGCCAACAACCCAG aCTATTGTTGCGCTTACCTTTGCACATTATGCGGCCAAGCCGTTCTTCGAGGATTGCGATCCGCCCCAAAATGCAGTCAAGCTGCTGGCTGCCGTTTGCCTCT GTCTACTCACAGCCATCAACTGCATGTCCGTCAAGGTGTCCATGAAGGTGCAGGATATTTTTACGGTGGGCAAACTGCTGGCGCTGATAATGATAATACTCGCTGGCCTTTATTATATGGCCACTGGCAAGCTGGATAACTTTTCCAATCCCTGGGAGGGTAGTTACAGTACACGCAACATTGGCTACGCTTTCTACTCGGGCTTGTTTGCCTTTGGCGGCTGGAACTATTTGAACTTTGTCACTGAAGAGCTGCAGGACCCCTACAA AAATCTGCCACGCGCCATTTGGATAGCCATGCCCCTGGTCACGGGCATCTATGTGCTGGTCAATCTAGCCTATTTCGCTGTCGTCTCTAAACCGGAGATGCTTAGCTCGCTGGCCGTTGCCGTGACCTTTGGCAACAAGGTCTTTGGACCGCTGGCCTTTATGGTGCCCATTTTTGTGGCGCTGAGCACATTTGGCGGCGTCAACGGTGTGCTCTTTACCTCCGCACGTCTATTTGCCACCGGCGCTCAAGAGGGTCATCTGCCCAAGTTCTTTCAGCTGTTTCATGTCAAGCAACAGACGCCGATACCATCTTTGATATTTACA TGCCTGATGTCTCTGCTAATGCTGCTAACCGATAATGTCTACGAGCTGATTAACTACTTCAGCTCCGTGCTGTGGCTCTCTGTGGTGGCCAGCATAGCGGGCATGTTGTGGCTGCGTCACAAGAA ACCGGATCTGCCGCGGCCCATCAAAGTACATTTGGCGCTGCCCATCCTCTTTATGACCATTTGCGTGACCTTGGTGCTGTTGCCCAATTTCAAGGAGCCCGCCAATCTGCTCATTGGCATTGCCATCACATTGGCCGGCATTCCGTTCTACTATGTATGCATTGCCTGGAAGCAGAAGCCCCGCTGCTACGGACGCCTATCAAATGCAATGGTAGAGCTATGCCGCGCCATCTTCAATACAACCATTATTGAGTCCAACGAGTCGCTGAAGTAA
- the LOC6627878 gene encoding nuclear protein 1 — protein sequence MSEASFDQYEHYNFDHGKHIFTAHSGKQRSKKEASDHTNHFDPSGHSRKILTKLVNTNNNKKSCKN from the coding sequence ATGTCTGAAGCGAGTTTCGACCAATACGAGCACTACAACTTCGATCACGGCAAACACATCTTCACCGCGCACAGCGGCAAGCAGCGCTCCAAGAAGGAAGCCAGCGATCATACCAATCATTTCGATCCCTCGGGACATTCGAGGAAAATTTTAACCAAGCTGGTGAacaccaataacaacaaaaagtcgTGCAAAAACTAA